In one Bacteroidales bacterium WCE2004 genomic region, the following are encoded:
- a CDS encoding peptidyl-dipeptidase Dcp produces the protein MDNPLLVSSTLPFGAPRFDLIRQEHYLPAFRAAIEAGKAEVDAIAASPEAPSFANTVEALEFSGADLDRVSGIFFNLLEAESDDRMQEIAEEVSPLLTDFDMYVSLDEALFARVKAVYDGRSALDLAPDQRKLLEESYKGFVRSGALLGPEDKKTYAQLEEELSLLELKYGKNVLDATNAFTLDLTDEKDLEGLPQYIRDLGAQTAKEKGRPGWVFDLTHPSYVPFLQYSARADLRERMWRAYNGRALGGKYDNAGVCRQIADLRRRIAQLLGYADWAAYELEDRMAKDIGHVRALLDRLMAPSLPAARREVAELLAYAQERGYGEAQMQPWDFAYWSERYRAEHFALSDEQLKPYFRLEACIDAVFGLATRLYGVQFVPRPDLPGYHPDVRVYDVQDADGRHLALFYADFFPRPGKRGGAWMTNFRELSAPGGVEQRPFVSIVTNFSKPGPDAPSLLTHDELTTFLHEFGHALHGMLAEGRYPSMTGTNVARDFVELPSQLMENWAFEPEYLRPFARHWQTGESLPEALIQRLVAARNYHAAYFQVRQLRFGLLDLAWHTLREAPADTAALEQQALAGCATLPDIPGSCISTAFSHIFSGGYSAGYYSYKWAEVLEADAFSLFQEKGIFSREAAGAFRANVLSRGSSEDEAVLYRRFRGHEPDPDALLKKLEII, from the coding sequence ATGGACAATCCGTTACTGGTTTCTTCCACCCTCCCCTTCGGGGCGCCGCGCTTCGACCTGATCCGCCAGGAGCACTATCTGCCGGCCTTCCGGGCGGCCATCGAGGCCGGCAAGGCCGAGGTGGACGCCATCGCCGCCAGCCCGGAGGCGCCTTCCTTCGCCAACACCGTCGAGGCCCTCGAATTCTCGGGCGCCGACCTGGACCGCGTCAGCGGCATCTTCTTCAACCTGCTCGAAGCCGAGAGCGACGACCGGATGCAGGAGATCGCCGAGGAGGTCTCTCCCCTGCTGACCGACTTCGACATGTACGTGTCGCTCGACGAGGCGCTGTTCGCGCGCGTCAAGGCCGTCTATGACGGCCGGAGCGCGCTGGACCTGGCGCCCGACCAGCGCAAGCTCCTGGAAGAGAGCTACAAGGGCTTCGTGCGCAGCGGCGCGCTGCTCGGGCCCGAAGACAAGAAGACTTATGCCCAGCTGGAGGAAGAACTCTCCCTGCTGGAGCTCAAATATGGCAAGAACGTGCTGGACGCCACCAACGCCTTCACCCTCGACCTCACGGACGAGAAGGACCTGGAGGGCCTCCCGCAATACATCCGGGACCTGGGCGCCCAGACCGCGAAGGAGAAGGGCAGGCCGGGCTGGGTGTTCGACCTTACGCACCCCAGCTACGTCCCCTTCCTGCAATATAGCGCCCGCGCCGACCTGCGCGAGCGGATGTGGCGCGCCTACAACGGCCGCGCCCTCGGCGGCAAATACGACAACGCCGGCGTGTGCCGGCAGATCGCCGACCTGCGCCGCCGCATCGCGCAGCTGCTCGGCTACGCCGACTGGGCGGCCTACGAGCTCGAGGACCGCATGGCCAAGGACATCGGCCACGTCCGCGCGCTGCTGGACCGGCTGATGGCGCCGTCGCTGCCCGCCGCGCGCCGCGAGGTCGCGGAGCTCCTCGCCTACGCGCAGGAGCGCGGCTACGGCGAAGCGCAGATGCAGCCGTGGGACTTCGCCTACTGGTCCGAGCGCTACCGCGCCGAGCATTTCGCGCTCAGCGACGAGCAGCTCAAGCCCTATTTCCGGCTGGAGGCCTGCATCGACGCCGTGTTCGGGCTCGCCACGCGCCTCTACGGCGTGCAGTTCGTCCCGCGCCCCGACCTGCCGGGCTACCACCCCGACGTGCGCGTCTATGACGTGCAGGACGCCGACGGCCGCCACCTGGCGCTCTTCTATGCCGACTTCTTCCCCCGCCCCGGCAAGCGCGGCGGCGCGTGGATGACCAATTTCCGGGAGCTTTCCGCGCCGGGCGGCGTGGAGCAGCGCCCGTTCGTGAGCATCGTCACCAACTTCAGCAAGCCCGGCCCCGACGCGCCCTCGCTGCTGACGCACGACGAGCTGACGACCTTCCTGCACGAATTCGGGCACGCCCTGCACGGGATGCTCGCCGAGGGGCGCTACCCCTCGATGACGGGCACCAACGTCGCCCGCGACTTCGTGGAGCTGCCCTCGCAGCTGATGGAGAACTGGGCCTTCGAGCCCGAATACCTCCGCCCCTTCGCGCGCCACTGGCAGACCGGCGAGAGCCTCCCGGAGGCGCTCATCCAGCGGCTCGTCGCCGCCCGCAACTACCACGCGGCCTACTTCCAGGTGCGCCAGCTCCGCTTCGGGCTGCTCGACCTGGCGTGGCACACGCTGCGCGAGGCGCCCGCCGACACGGCGGCGCTCGAGCAGCAGGCCTTAGCCGGCTGCGCCACCCTCCCCGACATCCCGGGAAGCTGCATCTCGACGGCCTTCAGCCACATCTTCTCCGGCGGCTACTCCGCCGGCTATTACTCCTACAAGTGGGCCGAAGTCCTCGAGGCCGACGCCTTCTCCCTCTTCCAGGAGAAGGGCATCTTCAGCCGAGAGGCCGCCGGCGCCTTCCGGGCCAATGTCCTCTCGCGCGGCAGCAGCGAGGACGAAGCCGTCCTCTACCGCCGCTTCCGCGGCCACGAGCCCGACCCTGACGCATTGTTGAAAAAACTGGAAATCATATAG
- a CDS encoding nicotinate phosphoribosyltransferase: MEPIINHFTDNDLYTFTCQYYILKTYPRAEVEYTFYDRNHQVYPKGFDKLLREQLDHLAEVTITDEEIEFMKTRCVYLPLWYFTFLRGYRFRPGEVAISQDAEGHLEISVRGKWFSTIMWEMPILSCISELMHGLRGDFERYDAALEEAKARAKTERIFGSGLVLGDMGTRRRFSFAHHEMVVRVMKEVYDSKPSWPGKFTGTSNVWLAMKYDCVPLGTMSHQLISFEENVSGVFECNFNVMKKFSDVYDGDNGIYLYDCFGDEVFFSNLSKRMAMMYRGLRVDSGDEFEQTEKIIAKYKSLGIDPATKQVCYSNGLNIDKAIEIHQYVNGRVQDSYGVGTFLTCDVTGADPMNIVVKLTRGRITELREWHDCVKLSCNLGKTLGNPEKCEYLIKLLKQRPE; the protein is encoded by the coding sequence ATGGAACCGATCATCAACCACTTCACTGACAACGACCTCTACACGTTCACCTGCCAGTACTACATCCTCAAGACCTACCCGCGCGCCGAGGTGGAATACACCTTCTACGACCGCAACCACCAGGTCTATCCCAAGGGCTTCGACAAGCTCCTGCGCGAGCAGCTCGACCACCTGGCCGAGGTGACCATCACCGACGAGGAGATCGAGTTCATGAAGACGCGCTGCGTCTACCTGCCCCTGTGGTACTTCACCTTCCTGCGCGGCTACCGCTTCCGCCCGGGCGAGGTGGCCATCAGCCAGGATGCCGAAGGCCACCTGGAGATCAGCGTACGCGGCAAATGGTTCTCCACCATCATGTGGGAAATGCCCATCCTGTCCTGCATCAGCGAACTGATGCACGGCCTGCGCGGCGACTTCGAGCGCTACGACGCCGCCCTCGAGGAGGCGAAGGCGCGCGCGAAGACCGAGCGCATCTTCGGCAGCGGCCTCGTCCTCGGCGACATGGGCACGCGCCGCCGCTTCAGCTTCGCCCACCACGAGATGGTGGTCCGCGTGATGAAGGAAGTCTATGACTCCAAGCCGTCCTGGCCGGGCAAGTTCACCGGCACCTCCAACGTCTGGCTGGCAATGAAATACGACTGCGTGCCCCTCGGCACGATGTCCCACCAGCTCATCTCCTTCGAGGAGAACGTCAGCGGCGTGTTCGAGTGCAACTTCAACGTGATGAAGAAGTTCAGCGACGTCTACGACGGCGACAACGGCATCTACCTCTACGACTGCTTCGGCGACGAAGTCTTCTTCTCCAACCTCTCCAAGCGCATGGCCATGATGTACCGCGGCCTTCGCGTGGACAGCGGCGACGAGTTCGAGCAGACGGAGAAGATCATCGCGAAATACAAGTCCCTGGGCATCGACCCGGCCACCAAGCAGGTCTGCTACTCCAACGGCCTCAACATCGACAAGGCCATCGAGATCCACCAGTACGTGAACGGCCGCGTGCAGGACTCCTACGGCGTGGGCACCTTCCTGACCTGCGACGTCACGGGCGCAGACCCGATGAACATCGTGGTCAAGCTCACCCGCGGCCGCATCACCGAGCTCCGCGAATGGCACGACTGCGTCAAGCTCTCCTGCAACCTCGGCAAGACCCTCGGCAACCCCGAGAAGTGCGAATACCTCATCAAGCTCCTCAAGCAGCGCCCGGAATAA
- a CDS encoding glutamate dehydrogenase (NADP+) gives MKTKDIMARLQAKYPGESEYLQAVQEVLESIEEVYNQHPEFEKAKIVERMVEPDRIFTFRVTWVDDKGEVQTNTGYRIQFNSAIGPYKGGLRFHRAVTPSMLKFLGFEQTFKNALTTLPMGGAKGGSDFDPKGKTDEEIMRFCQAFMLELWQCIGPDQDIPAGDVGVGGREIGYLYGMYKKLAREYNTGVLTGKGATWGGSILRPEATGFGALYFTQNLLHHAGKDIQGCKVAVSGFGNVAWGACIKALELGAKVVAISGPDGVCEMPDGITKEMIDYMLVMRASNRDRVEDMATRFPDKARFTAGKKAWSVKCDIALPCAFQNELSEDDAKELKANGCWCCCEVSNMGCQPGAIHFFQHNGILFAPGKAVNAGGVATSGLEMTQNAEHISWSGKEVDEKLHFIMKSIHEQCVKFGTQPDGTVDYVKGANIAGFMKVAQAMLEQGTI, from the coding sequence ATGAAGACGAAAGACATTATGGCCCGTCTCCAGGCCAAGTATCCCGGCGAGAGTGAATATCTCCAGGCGGTACAGGAGGTTCTCGAATCCATCGAGGAAGTGTATAACCAGCATCCCGAGTTCGAAAAGGCGAAGATCGTCGAGCGGATGGTCGAGCCGGACCGCATTTTCACCTTCCGCGTCACGTGGGTTGACGACAAGGGTGAGGTGCAGACCAACACCGGATACCGTATTCAGTTCAACAGCGCCATCGGCCCCTACAAGGGCGGCCTGCGCTTCCACCGCGCCGTGACGCCTTCCATGCTCAAGTTCCTGGGCTTCGAACAGACGTTCAAGAACGCCCTGACGACCCTCCCGATGGGCGGCGCCAAGGGCGGCAGCGACTTCGATCCCAAGGGCAAGACCGACGAGGAGATCATGCGTTTCTGCCAGGCCTTCATGCTGGAGCTCTGGCAGTGCATCGGCCCCGACCAGGACATCCCGGCGGGCGATGTGGGCGTGGGCGGCCGCGAGATCGGCTACCTCTATGGCATGTACAAGAAGCTGGCGCGCGAATACAACACCGGCGTGCTGACCGGCAAGGGCGCCACCTGGGGCGGCTCGATCCTCCGTCCGGAGGCGACCGGCTTCGGCGCGCTCTATTTCACGCAGAACCTGCTGCATCATGCGGGCAAGGACATCCAGGGCTGCAAGGTGGCGGTCTCCGGCTTCGGCAACGTGGCCTGGGGCGCCTGCATCAAGGCCCTCGAGCTGGGCGCCAAGGTCGTGGCCATCTCCGGCCCGGACGGCGTCTGCGAGATGCCGGACGGCATCACGAAGGAGATGATCGACTACATGCTCGTGATGCGCGCGTCCAACCGCGACCGCGTGGAGGACATGGCGACCCGCTTCCCGGACAAGGCCCGTTTCACGGCCGGCAAGAAGGCGTGGAGCGTCAAGTGCGACATCGCGCTGCCGTGCGCCTTCCAGAACGAGCTCTCCGAGGACGACGCCAAGGAGCTGAAGGCCAACGGCTGCTGGTGCTGCTGCGAGGTGTCCAACATGGGCTGCCAGCCGGGCGCCATCCACTTCTTCCAGCACAACGGCATCCTGTTCGCGCCGGGCAAGGCGGTCAACGCCGGCGGCGTGGCTACTTCCGGCCTGGAGATGACCCAGAACGCCGAGCACATCAGCTGGAGCGGCAAGGAGGTCGACGAGAAGCTGCATTTCATCATGAAGTCCATCCACGAGCAGTGCGTCAAGTTCGGCACCCAGCCGGACGGCACCGTGGACTACGTCAAGGGCGCCAACATCGCCGGCTTCATGAAGGTCGCCCAGGCGATGCTCGAGCAGGGCACCATCTAG
- a CDS encoding 2-oxoglutarate ferredoxin oxidoreductase subunit beta has protein sequence MATLTFKDFKSDQEVRWCPGCGDHAVLAALQRALPKVSQALNYDKERYVVVSGIGCSSRLPYYMDTYGFHSIHGRATAVSTGIKVANPWLTVWQACGDGDALAIGGNHFIHAIRRNIDINIILFNNRIYGLTKGQYSPTSKFGAITKTSPYGTVEHPFNPGSLVLGAKGTFFARSLDVELKLNEEIMTAAALHDGCSVMEMLTNCVIFNDGAHKELSDPAVKADHTIVLRHGEKMIFGKDRDRGLIYDGKKIRAVHIGEGGFTEEDILVHDAHTDNIGIHMALADMKGPDYPVALGVIRDVKDITYDDGVRDQVKDVMARSKIHSVDELLHSGSTWEVK, from the coding sequence ATGGCAACACTGACTTTCAAAGATTTCAAGAGCGACCAGGAAGTCCGCTGGTGCCCGGGCTGCGGCGACCACGCCGTGCTGGCGGCGCTGCAGCGGGCCCTCCCCAAAGTAAGCCAGGCGCTCAACTATGACAAGGAACGCTACGTGGTGGTGTCCGGCATCGGCTGCTCCTCCCGGCTTCCTTACTATATGGACACCTACGGGTTCCACAGCATCCACGGCCGCGCCACGGCGGTCTCCACCGGCATCAAGGTGGCGAACCCCTGGCTGACGGTGTGGCAGGCCTGCGGCGACGGCGACGCGCTCGCCATCGGCGGCAACCATTTCATCCACGCCATCCGGCGCAACATCGACATCAACATCATCCTCTTCAACAACCGCATCTACGGCCTGACGAAGGGGCAGTATTCGCCGACCTCCAAGTTCGGCGCGATCACCAAGACCTCGCCTTATGGCACGGTCGAGCACCCGTTCAACCCGGGCTCGCTCGTGCTGGGCGCCAAGGGCACCTTCTTCGCCCGCTCGCTGGACGTGGAGCTCAAGCTCAACGAGGAGATCATGACCGCCGCCGCCCTGCACGACGGCTGCTCGGTGATGGAGATGCTGACCAACTGCGTCATCTTCAACGACGGCGCGCACAAGGAGCTGTCCGACCCGGCCGTCAAGGCCGACCACACGATCGTCCTGCGCCACGGCGAGAAGATGATCTTCGGCAAGGACCGCGACCGCGGCCTGATCTACGACGGCAAGAAGATCCGTGCCGTGCACATCGGCGAGGGCGGCTTCACGGAGGAGGACATCCTCGTCCACGACGCCCACACCGACAACATCGGCATCCACATGGCGCTGGCCGACATGAAGGGCCCGGACTATCCGGTGGCCCTCGGCGTGATCCGCGACGTCAAGGACATCACCTACGACGACGGCGTCCGCGACCAGGTCAAGGACGTGATGGCCAGATCAAAGATCCACAGCGTGGACGAGCTGCTGCACAGCGGCTCCACCTGGGAAGTGAAATAA
- a CDS encoding 2-oxoglutarate ferredoxin oxidoreductase subunit alpha, producing MQHKVIDAKDVVIRFAGDSGDGMQLTGSLFADMSAIYGNGLSTFPDYPAEIRAPHGTVSGVSGFQVHIGSEKVSTPGDFCDLLVVMNPAALKANAKWCKRHAMILVDEDAFDDAGMKKAGFTTDNPFVELGVEDRTLIVAPITTLTRESLKDSGMDPKSILKCKNMFTLGMACYIYSRPLEYIYAYLEKKFSKKHPEVIAPNKKVLNDGFNYAANIQAIPNTYTVAPAEQLEKGTYRNITGNQATAWGLLAAAEKSGLSLFCGSYPITPATAILEELALHKSLGAKTLQAEDEIAGICTAIGAAYAGSLAVTTTSGPGLSLKSEAMGLAVMAELPLVVVDVQRGGPSTGLPTKTEQSDLNQALYGRNGECPMAVVAAHSPAHCFDAAFQAAKIALEHMTPVLLLSEGFLGNGSEPWRIPAMADYPEIKPPFVRGVLPEGEKFKPFERDPETLVRQWALPGQKGFEHRVGGLEKNHAGVLSTDPANHALMVAERAEKVARIARDIPALELLNGPASGKLLVVGWGGTYGHILSAVREIGDVSYVHFDYINPLPANTEEVFSHFEEILVCELNSGQFADYLRAQFPGRRIEKFNKVQGQPFLVSELVAAIQKEM from the coding sequence ATGCAACACAAAGTCATTGACGCCAAAGATGTTGTAATCAGATTCGCTGGAGATTCGGGTGACGGCATGCAGCTCACCGGGTCTCTTTTTGCGGATATGTCAGCCATCTATGGCAATGGCCTCTCTACCTTTCCGGACTATCCGGCCGAGATCCGCGCCCCGCACGGGACCGTCTCGGGCGTGTCCGGTTTCCAAGTTCACATTGGCAGCGAAAAAGTATCTACGCCGGGCGATTTCTGCGACCTGCTGGTCGTGATGAACCCTGCGGCCCTCAAGGCGAACGCCAAGTGGTGCAAGCGCCACGCGATGATCCTCGTGGACGAGGATGCGTTCGACGACGCGGGCATGAAGAAGGCGGGCTTCACCACCGACAATCCCTTCGTGGAGCTCGGGGTCGAGGACCGCACGCTCATCGTGGCCCCGATCACGACCCTGACCCGCGAAAGCCTCAAGGACAGCGGGATGGACCCCAAGTCCATCCTCAAGTGCAAGAACATGTTCACCCTCGGCATGGCCTGCTACATCTATAGCCGTCCGCTGGAGTACATCTACGCCTATCTGGAGAAGAAGTTCTCCAAGAAGCACCCCGAGGTGATTGCCCCCAACAAGAAGGTGCTCAACGACGGCTTCAACTACGCCGCCAACATCCAGGCGATTCCCAACACCTATACGGTCGCCCCTGCGGAGCAGCTCGAGAAGGGCACCTACCGCAATATCACAGGCAACCAGGCCACGGCCTGGGGCCTGCTCGCCGCGGCCGAGAAATCGGGCCTGTCGCTCTTCTGCGGCTCCTATCCGATTACGCCGGCCACCGCCATCCTGGAGGAGCTCGCGCTCCACAAGAGCCTGGGCGCCAAGACGCTCCAGGCCGAGGATGAGATCGCGGGCATTTGCACCGCCATCGGCGCCGCCTATGCCGGCAGCCTGGCGGTGACCACGACCTCCGGTCCGGGCCTCTCCCTGAAGTCCGAGGCGATGGGCCTCGCCGTGATGGCCGAGCTGCCGCTGGTCGTCGTGGACGTCCAGCGCGGCGGCCCGTCCACCGGCCTGCCCACCAAGACGGAGCAGTCCGACCTCAACCAGGCTCTCTACGGCCGCAACGGCGAATGCCCGATGGCCGTCGTGGCCGCCCATTCGCCCGCGCATTGCTTCGACGCCGCCTTCCAGGCCGCCAAGATCGCCCTCGAGCACATGACCCCGGTCCTGCTGCTCTCCGAGGGCTTCCTGGGCAACGGCTCGGAGCCCTGGCGCATTCCCGCGATGGCGGATTATCCCGAGATCAAGCCCCCCTTCGTGCGCGGCGTGCTGCCGGAAGGGGAGAAGTTCAAGCCTTTCGAGCGCGACCCCGAGACGCTCGTGCGCCAGTGGGCCCTGCCGGGCCAGAAGGGCTTCGAGCACCGCGTCGGCGGCCTGGAGAAGAACCACGCCGGCGTGCTGTCCACCGATCCCGCCAACCACGCGCTGATGGTCGCGGAGCGCGCCGAGAAGGTGGCGCGCATCGCCCGCGACATCCCGGCGCTGGAGCTGCTCAACGGCCCCGCCTCCGGCAAGCTGCTGGTGGTCGGCTGGGGCGGCACCTACGGACACATCCTCTCCGCCGTGCGCGAGATCGGGGACGTGTCCTACGTCCATTTCGACTACATCAACCCGCTTCCGGCCAACACGGAGGAGGTCTTCTCCCATTTCGAGGAGATCCTCGTGTGCGAGCTCAACAGCGGGCAGTTCGCCGACTACCTCCGGGCGCAGTTCCCGGGCCGGCGGATCGAGAAGTTCAACAAGGTCCAGGGCCAGCCGTTCCTCGTGAGCGAGCTCGTCGCGGCCATCCAGAAGGAGATGTAG
- a CDS encoding periplasmic chaperone for outer membrane proteins Skp produces MKKIVLIVATAFAAVTAFAQPKFAHVNTTELVQLCPEMAKARETMTAASNDAQETFNDMQAEFNSKYQAYQSKASTWTQAVRESKEKELTEIQQRLQEFSQSVQAELQQQEQQLMQPIYQKVNETIQELAKKGGFVFVFDVQNVLYVDAAQSTDLTGEARKMLGIPEDRTLESLAAELQAQQAAAQQ; encoded by the coding sequence ATGAAAAAGATTGTTTTGATTGTCGCTACTGCCTTTGCTGCAGTGACCGCTTTCGCCCAGCCGAAATTCGCGCACGTGAATACCACCGAGCTGGTCCAGCTCTGCCCTGAGATGGCCAAAGCTCGCGAGACGATGACCGCTGCGAGCAACGATGCCCAGGAGACTTTCAACGATATGCAGGCGGAGTTCAACTCCAAGTACCAGGCCTACCAGTCCAAGGCCAGCACTTGGACCCAGGCCGTCCGCGAGAGCAAGGAGAAGGAGCTGACCGAGATCCAGCAGCGCCTCCAGGAGTTCTCCCAGAGCGTGCAGGCCGAACTCCAGCAGCAGGAGCAGCAGCTGATGCAGCCGATCTACCAGAAGGTCAACGAGACCATCCAGGAACTCGCCAAGAAGGGTGGCTTTGTGTTTGTGTTTGACGTGCAGAACGTGCTGTATGTCGACGCGGCCCAGAGCACGGACCTGACCGGTGAGGCCCGCAAGATGCTCGGGATTCCGGAAGACAGGACACTCGAGTCCCTCGCCGCGGAGCTTCAGGCCCAGCAGGCAGCCGCCCAGCAGTAA
- a CDS encoding Beta-barrel assembly machine subunit BamA, protein MRIGRILTLLALLLAPALLRAQDGGVEVDYNHPQKYVIAGISVEGNTIFGSQQIINQTGMHKGMSVTVPGDDISNVVRRLYLQRYFEDVAIELDSLNAQRDSAWFVIRIKERPRVSRWTFSGVKTSERKDIEERLNLRRGGEFSEYVEKTSADIIKRYFAEKGFLLCDVKAEVQRDSVIKNAIRVNFAIDKGQKVRIKEINFIGNEHVKEYKLARSMKKTKSNKFYNFFHSKKFNEKEYLNDKRAILSAFNEQGYRDARLVRDSVYFVEPGRLAIDMEFEEGDKYYFRDVTWTGNSVYSTDVLNEVLGIKKGDVYDMVTLDHRLRGGGKQNEMDVRKLYSDNGFLFFDINAVETNIQNDSVDIELRLREGKQATLNNIVINGNDLTSEKVVRRQLFTRPGYLFSQSDFERSIREIASLGQFDPEAIMDPNSGWSILPNALDNTVDIVYNVTEKPSSTLEVSGGWGGRSFVGTVGVAFNNFSTHRMFEKGAWRPVPLGDAQTLSFRFQTNGAYYTSLNASFTEPWLFGKKPTSLNLGVYYTRQTSAYSSMSSLDAAAYNFFSSNRSMEIFGFSASLGSRLKWPDNYFVMYHGFNWQTYKLNDWYGGYFLFNDGMTNNINYTLNIVRNSTDQQIYPRTGSEFSFSLQLTPPFSLLRKFDYDAKGNKVPVNSYKDINYDNWSADKRYRWIEYHKWKFSAATYSRIAGDLVLMTRAQFGYLGYYNRNWGYSPFEGFLVGGDGMMGYMTYGSELVALRGYENNSLTPRLSSPYSSDPVYSGNVYDKFTIELRYPVMLQPQSTIYALAFLEGGNCWADIKDFNPFQIKRSAGVGVRIFLPMVGLIGCDWGYGFDGPAGSRSHFHFVLGQQF, encoded by the coding sequence ATGAGAATTGGACGGATTTTGACGCTTCTGGCGCTGCTTCTTGCTCCGGCACTGCTCCGGGCGCAGGATGGCGGGGTTGAAGTGGATTACAACCATCCGCAGAAATACGTTATCGCGGGGATTTCGGTCGAGGGCAACACGATCTTCGGTTCACAGCAGATCATCAACCAGACAGGCATGCACAAGGGCATGTCCGTCACAGTCCCGGGAGACGACATCTCCAACGTCGTCCGCCGCCTGTATCTGCAGCGTTACTTCGAGGACGTGGCCATCGAGCTGGACAGCCTCAACGCCCAGCGCGACTCCGCCTGGTTCGTGATCCGCATCAAGGAGCGTCCGCGCGTGTCGCGCTGGACCTTCTCCGGCGTCAAGACCAGCGAGCGCAAGGACATCGAGGAGCGCCTCAACCTGCGCCGTGGCGGCGAGTTCTCCGAGTATGTGGAGAAGACCTCCGCCGACATCATCAAGCGCTACTTCGCCGAGAAGGGCTTCCTGCTCTGCGACGTCAAGGCCGAGGTGCAGCGCGACAGCGTCATCAAGAACGCCATCCGGGTCAATTTCGCCATCGACAAGGGCCAGAAGGTCCGCATCAAGGAGATCAACTTCATCGGCAACGAGCACGTCAAGGAATACAAGCTCGCGCGCTCGATGAAGAAGACCAAATCCAACAAGTTCTACAACTTCTTCCACAGCAAGAAGTTCAACGAGAAGGAATATCTCAACGACAAGCGCGCGATCCTGAGCGCCTTCAACGAGCAGGGCTACCGCGACGCGCGGCTTGTGCGCGACTCCGTCTATTTCGTCGAGCCGGGCCGCCTGGCCATCGACATGGAGTTCGAGGAGGGCGACAAATACTACTTCCGCGACGTGACCTGGACCGGCAACTCGGTCTACAGCACCGACGTGCTCAACGAAGTCCTCGGCATCAAGAAGGGCGACGTCTATGACATGGTCACGCTCGACCACCGTCTCCGGGGCGGCGGCAAGCAGAACGAGATGGACGTCCGCAAGCTCTACAGCGACAACGGCTTCCTCTTCTTCGACATCAACGCCGTCGAGACCAACATCCAGAACGATTCCGTGGACATCGAGCTCCGCCTCCGCGAGGGCAAGCAGGCCACGCTCAACAATATCGTCATCAACGGCAACGACCTGACCAGCGAGAAGGTCGTCCGCCGGCAGCTCTTCACGCGTCCGGGCTACCTCTTCAGCCAGTCCGACTTCGAGCGTTCCATCCGTGAGATCGCGTCCCTGGGCCAGTTCGACCCGGAAGCCATCATGGATCCGAACTCTGGCTGGTCCATCCTCCCCAATGCGCTGGACAACACCGTGGACATCGTCTACAACGTGACCGAGAAGCCGTCCTCCACGCTGGAGGTCTCCGGCGGCTGGGGCGGCCGCAGCTTCGTGGGCACCGTCGGCGTGGCGTTCAACAACTTCTCCACGCACCGGATGTTCGAGAAGGGCGCCTGGCGCCCGGTCCCGCTCGGCGACGCGCAGACCCTGTCGTTCCGTTTCCAGACCAACGGCGCCTATTATACGTCCCTCAACGCGAGCTTCACCGAGCCCTGGCTCTTCGGCAAGAAGCCGACCTCGCTCAACCTGGGCGTCTATTATACCCGCCAGACCAGCGCCTACTCTTCGATGTCCTCGCTGGACGCGGCGGCCTACAACTTCTTCTCCAGCAACCGCTCGATGGAGATTTTCGGATTCTCCGCCTCGCTGGGTTCCCGCCTGAAGTGGCCCGACAACTATTTCGTCATGTACCACGGCTTCAACTGGCAGACCTACAAGCTCAACGACTGGTACGGAGGTTATTTCCTCTTCAACGACGGTATGACGAACAACATCAACTACACGCTCAATATCGTGCGCAACTCCACCGACCAGCAGATCTATCCGCGTACCGGTTCGGAGTTCTCCTTCTCGCTGCAGTTGACGCCGCCGTTCTCGCTGCTCCGCAAGTTTGACTACGACGCCAAGGGCAACAAGGTGCCTGTCAACAGCTACAAGGACATCAACTACGACAACTGGTCCGCCGACAAGCGCTATCGCTGGATCGAATACCACAAGTGGAAGTTCTCCGCCGCCACCTACAGCCGCATCGCCGGCGACCTCGTCCTGATGACGCGTGCGCAGTTCGGCTATCTGGGCTACTACAACCGCAACTGGGGCTACTCCCCGTTCGAGGGCTTTCTCGTGGGCGGCGACGGCATGATGGGCTACATGACCTACGGTTCCGAACTGGTCGCCCTGCGTGGCTACGAGAACAACTCGCTGACCCCGCGCCTTTCTTCGCCGTACAGTTCCGATCCGGTGTATTCCGGCAACGTATATGACAAGTTCACCATCGAACTCCGCTACCCGGTGATGCTGCAGCCGCAATCCACCATCTACGCCCTGGCGTTTTTGGAGGGCGGTAACTGCTGGGCTGACATCAAGGATTTCAATCCTTTCCAGATCAAACGCAGCGCTGGCGTCGGTGTTCGCATCTTCTTACCGATGGTTGGTCTGATCGGATGTGACTGGGGCTATGGATTTGACGGCCCCGCCGGCTCCAGGAGCCACTTCCACTTCGTTCTCGGCCAGCAGTTCTAA